The following are encoded together in the Paludisphaera mucosa genome:
- a CDS encoding sialate O-acetylesterase, translating into MPAPRRSAAFALLILAAASPAGAAGIRLGAPFGDHMVVQRDRPVRVWGEAAGGAGVEVRLGPRMARAAAAADGRWSATLEALPAGGPYVLAAESGGEKAGAADVLVGDVWLCSGQSNMQMTLKECDGGLEAAEAAGALAKLRLGSIGRRASAAPESGGDVRWRVASRDSARDFSGVGFFFAADLSADPALRDVPLGVLDASFGGTMCEAWTPAEALAGFARDDLRDSMFGVKPSALYNGMIAPLGKAPIKGVVWYQGEGNSDRPASYPRLLAALIASWRGRFESPDLPFIVVQLPDYAAGWGGVSWAWMREAQASAVRATEHASLAVGIDTNDGSDLHPRRKREIGRRAALLALHDVYGRPVVARGPEFQRATPEGGSLRVAFDAAGDGLASRGGGPIRGFAVAGADGRYRYADAVVEGDAVVLRSEAVPAPLTVRYAWGGAPGANLVNRAGLPAAPFRTDGATRPDADVQRPPVGRIVRTRSYETAINGVGSVTSLVVGGRQFLSNEPGWGGGTTITGGLAPRELADVHEPGPGCVAFRDDLVDLVLEFGDGRMDWTVANRGKDEIRLRIALHPRVAVRRRGDAEPVELRRDAAAVLVTGVDVVSDSEGGPVLEAVIGGQASKRLSLSIPDR; encoded by the coding sequence ATGCCCGCTCCACGACGATCCGCGGCGTTTGCGCTCTTGATCCTGGCGGCGGCCTCGCCCGCGGGGGCCGCCGGGATCCGGCTCGGGGCCCCGTTCGGCGACCACATGGTGGTCCAGAGGGACCGCCCGGTCCGGGTGTGGGGCGAGGCGGCGGGCGGGGCGGGCGTCGAGGTCCGCCTGGGGCCGCGCATGGCGAGGGCCGCGGCCGCGGCCGACGGCCGCTGGTCGGCGACGTTGGAGGCGCTGCCGGCCGGCGGGCCGTACGTCCTGGCGGCCGAGTCCGGCGGGGAGAAGGCCGGGGCGGCGGACGTCCTCGTCGGCGACGTCTGGCTCTGCTCCGGCCAGTCGAACATGCAGATGACCCTGAAGGAATGCGACGGCGGGCTCGAGGCCGCCGAAGCCGCGGGGGCGCTCGCGAAGCTCCGCCTGGGCTCGATCGGCCGTCGGGCGAGCGCGGCCCCGGAATCGGGCGGCGACGTCCGCTGGCGCGTCGCCTCGCGCGATTCCGCGAGGGACTTCTCCGGGGTCGGATTCTTCTTCGCGGCCGACCTGTCGGCCGATCCCGCGCTCCGGGACGTCCCTCTGGGGGTCCTCGACGCCTCGTTCGGCGGCACGATGTGCGAGGCCTGGACGCCCGCGGAGGCGCTGGCGGGTTTCGCCCGGGACGACCTCCGGGATTCGATGTTCGGCGTCAAACCGTCGGCGCTGTACAACGGCATGATCGCCCCGCTGGGGAAGGCCCCGATCAAGGGGGTGGTCTGGTATCAGGGCGAGGGCAACTCGGACCGCCCGGCGAGCTATCCGAGGCTCCTGGCGGCCCTCATCGCCTCGTGGAGGGGCCGGTTCGAGTCCCCGGACCTGCCGTTCATCGTCGTCCAGCTGCCGGACTACGCGGCCGGCTGGGGCGGGGTGTCGTGGGCCTGGATGCGCGAGGCCCAGGCGTCGGCCGTCCGGGCGACGGAGCACGCCTCGCTGGCGGTCGGGATCGACACCAACGACGGGTCCGACCTGCACCCTCGCCGGAAGCGCGAGATCGGCCGGAGGGCCGCACTCCTGGCCCTCCACGACGTGTACGGCCGCCCGGTCGTCGCGCGAGGCCCGGAGTTCCAGAGGGCGACGCCCGAGGGGGGCTCGTTGCGCGTGGCGTTCGACGCCGCCGGGGACGGGCTGGCCTCGCGGGGCGGCGGCCCCATCCGCGGGTTCGCGGTGGCCGGGGCGGACGGCCGATATCGGTATGCCGACGCCGTCGTCGAGGGCGACGCCGTGGTGCTGCGCAGCGAGGCGGTCCCCGCCCCCCTCACGGTCCGCTACGCCTGGGGCGGCGCCCCGGGCGCGAACCTCGTCAATCGCGCCGGGCTGCCGGCCGCGCCGTTCCGGACGGACGGCGCGACCCGTCCCGACGCCGACGTCCAGCGGCCGCCCGTCGGCCGCATCGTCCGGACGAGGTCCTACGAGACGGCGATCAACGGCGTCGGCTCGGTGACGAGCCTGGTCGTCGGGGGTCGACAGTTCCTCTCGAACGAGCCGGGATGGGGCGGCGGCACGACCATCACCGGGGGGCTGGCCCCCCGCGAGCTGGCCGACGTCCACGAGCCCGGCCCGGGTTGCGTCGCGTTCCGCGACGACCTCGTCGACCTGGTCCTGGAGTTCGGCGACGGGCGCATGGACTGGACGGTCGCCAACCGGGGCAAGGACGAGATCCGGCTCCGGATCGCCCTGCACCCGAGGGTCGCGGTCCGTCGACGGGGCGACGCCGAGCCGGTGGAGCTTCGCCGCGACGCCGCCGCCGTGCTCGTGACCGGGGTGGACGTCGTGAGCGACTCGGAAGGCGGGCCCGTCCTGGAGGCCGTCATCGGCGGCCAGGCGTCGAAGCGGCTCTCCCTGTCGATTCCGGATCGGTGA
- a CDS encoding tagatose 1,6-diphosphate aldolase — translation MTFGDGSKKQGAFVLASKGLTPGKLRGLQRISNPDGTLTMLALDQNNSVVDMAGKALRRAGEDRGATYEEVVEAKLDLMRGLATAASAVLIDPYYGAWSAVASGTIPPHVGLLLRLERTKYEMSKKGAPLATIEPGWGVEKAKRMGADGIKFLAQFEPTEPESADANFALVERVYEECKRHDLLLLLEAVAFPLDGETKQDASFLDRKAETVIETARMLSRYCDVYKAEFPGTLDRESDQQLEDNLQALDAVAERPWVLLSAGVDYDQYLEQVEMALRAGASGVLGGRAFWKEYFQQADAPARASFLTDVARRRLVDVDAQVRAHGSPWFARYGFTREDLNAVRAIEGWHFRYPGA, via the coding sequence ATGACGTTCGGGGACGGATCGAAGAAGCAAGGGGCGTTCGTGCTGGCGTCGAAGGGGCTGACGCCGGGCAAGCTCCGGGGCCTGCAGCGGATCAGCAACCCCGACGGCACGCTCACGATGCTGGCGCTCGACCAGAACAACTCGGTCGTCGACATGGCCGGCAAGGCCCTCCGGCGCGCCGGGGAGGACCGCGGCGCGACCTATGAGGAGGTCGTCGAGGCCAAGCTCGACCTGATGCGGGGGCTCGCGACGGCGGCCTCGGCCGTGCTGATCGACCCGTACTACGGCGCGTGGTCGGCGGTGGCCTCGGGGACGATCCCGCCCCACGTCGGCCTGCTCCTGCGCCTGGAGCGGACGAAATACGAGATGAGCAAGAAGGGCGCGCCGCTGGCGACGATCGAGCCGGGCTGGGGCGTGGAGAAGGCCAAGCGGATGGGGGCCGACGGGATCAAGTTCCTGGCCCAGTTCGAGCCCACCGAGCCCGAGTCGGCCGACGCCAACTTCGCGCTGGTGGAGCGGGTCTACGAGGAGTGCAAGCGGCACGACCTGCTGCTGCTCCTGGAGGCCGTCGCCTTCCCGCTCGACGGCGAGACCAAGCAGGACGCCTCGTTCCTGGACCGCAAGGCCGAGACGGTGATCGAGACGGCGCGGATGCTGAGCCGGTACTGCGACGTCTACAAGGCCGAGTTCCCCGGCACGCTCGACCGCGAGAGCGACCAGCAGCTCGAGGACAACCTGCAGGCGCTCGACGCCGTCGCCGAACGGCCCTGGGTGCTGCTCTCGGCCGGCGTGGACTACGACCAGTACCTCGAACAGGTCGAGATGGCCCTGCGCGCCGGGGCCTCGGGCGTGCTGGGCGGCCGGGCTTTCTGGAAGGAATACTTCCAGCAGGCCGACGCCCCCGCCCGCGCCTCGTTCCTGACCGACGTGGCACGCCGGCGCCTCGTCGACGTCGACGCCCAGGTCCGCGCCCACGGCTCGCCGTGGTTCGCCCGCTACGGCTTCACCCGCGAGGACCTGAACGCCGTCCGGGCCATCGAAGGCTGGCACTTCCGCTATCCGGGCGCGTGA
- a CDS encoding RNA polymerase sigma factor: MLDAPTVASIPDEVLVQRARGRDLAAREELFLRHRDDAYRTAYRLLGDEADALDAVQESLLKAFSRLDEFDGRGGFRFWLLRIVVNTALDQGRRRKRRKFVTLEGDPTSPSPDDDPARGLQRQDLRRTLDEALGRLSPTLRATFVMFAEAGLSYKEIAEAQDVPIGTVMSRINAARRKLQEMLDWDRLKGLD, from the coding sequence ATGCTGGACGCCCCGACGGTCGCATCCATCCCCGACGAGGTGCTGGTCCAGCGGGCGCGGGGGCGGGATCTCGCGGCCCGCGAGGAGCTGTTCCTCCGCCATCGGGACGACGCGTATCGGACGGCCTACCGGCTTTTGGGAGACGAGGCCGACGCGCTCGACGCGGTCCAGGAATCGCTCCTGAAAGCCTTCTCCCGGCTCGACGAGTTCGACGGCCGCGGCGGGTTCCGGTTCTGGCTGCTGCGGATCGTCGTCAACACGGCGCTCGACCAGGGGAGGCGGAGGAAGCGGCGTAAGTTCGTGACGCTGGAAGGGGATCCGACGAGCCCCAGCCCCGACGACGACCCGGCTCGGGGCCTCCAGCGGCAGGACCTCCGGCGGACGCTCGACGAGGCCCTCGGCCGGCTCTCCCCCACCCTCCGGGCGACGTTCGTGATGTTCGCCGAGGCGGGTCTGAGCTACAAGGAGATCGCCGAGGCCCAGGACGTCCCGATCGGCACCGTGATGAGCCGGATCAACGCCGCCCGCCGCAAGCTCCAGGAGATGCTCGATTGGGACCGCCTGAAAGGGCTCGATTGA
- a CDS encoding DUF1559 domain-containing protein, giving the protein MIAHAHPEARRRAFTLIELLVVIAIIAVLIALLLPAVQSAREAARRAQCVNNLKQLGLGLANYESSNSSYPWAFAGQLAPGSSLGYDNAYSCLAQLLPYVEQGPLFSAYNTSFAYRTNANVTVSGTQVNLFFCPSDTEMAGNTYTEDPNGQHGIPQKFAFTSYAGCYGYWAGNWYGTAATNPYDVAQATAAMNQHNGPIVTVGYTQMLPGASRSIVRLAAITDGTSNTFAFGERAHGLLSKSDARSFYRWHWWISGDYGDSTFTTYYPPNIQKKKVNLPTVTGGSAFVQAASSFHPGGANFAFCDGSVKFVKDSIASWTLDATTGAPVGVTIGGSGYTSGAGAQGPGIYQALGSIAGGEIISADAF; this is encoded by the coding sequence GTGATCGCCCATGCCCACCCCGAGGCGCGACGTCGCGCCTTCACGCTGATCGAGCTGCTCGTCGTCATCGCGATCATCGCGGTGCTGATCGCCCTGCTGCTCCCCGCCGTCCAGTCGGCGCGCGAGGCGGCCCGCCGCGCCCAGTGCGTCAACAACCTGAAGCAGTTGGGCCTCGGCCTGGCCAACTACGAGAGCTCGAACAGCTCCTATCCGTGGGCGTTCGCCGGCCAGCTCGCGCCGGGCTCGTCGCTGGGCTACGACAACGCGTACAGCTGCCTCGCCCAGCTCCTGCCGTACGTCGAGCAGGGTCCTCTTTTCAGCGCCTATAACACGTCGTTCGCCTACCGGACGAATGCCAATGTGACGGTCAGCGGCACCCAGGTGAACCTGTTCTTCTGCCCGAGCGACACCGAGATGGCGGGGAACACGTATACGGAAGACCCCAACGGCCAGCACGGGATCCCGCAGAAGTTCGCGTTCACGAGCTACGCCGGATGCTACGGCTACTGGGCCGGCAACTGGTACGGCACCGCGGCCACGAACCCGTACGACGTCGCGCAGGCGACGGCCGCCATGAACCAGCACAACGGGCCGATCGTCACGGTGGGCTACACCCAGATGCTCCCCGGCGCGAGCCGCAGCATCGTCCGGCTGGCCGCGATCACCGACGGCACCAGCAACACGTTCGCGTTCGGGGAGCGGGCCCACGGGCTGCTGAGCAAGTCGGACGCCCGGTCGTTCTACCGCTGGCACTGGTGGATCTCGGGCGACTACGGCGACAGCACGTTCACGACCTACTACCCGCCCAACATCCAGAAGAAGAAGGTGAACCTGCCGACGGTCACCGGCGGCTCGGCGTTCGTGCAGGCGGCGTCGAGCTTCCACCCCGGCGGCGCCAACTTCGCCTTCTGCGACGGCTCCGTGAAGTTCGTCAAGGACTCGATCGCGAGCTGGACCCTCGACGCGACGACGGGCGCGCCGGTCGGCGTGACCATCGGCGGCTCGGGCTACACCTCGGGCGCGGGCGCCCAGGGCCCGGGGATCTATCAGGCCCTCGGCTCCATCGCGGGCGGCGAGATCATCAGCGCCGACGCCTTCTGA
- a CDS encoding RNA polymerase sigma factor, producing MGSPPDDRTAAARGILPEVELVARARAGEVWAFGVLYERHYDRVLGYLYRQTLRVATAEELTSDTFYAALRGLGRFRGEAPFGLWLYRIATNQLRMNRRARRRHPEPEPLDLRAEESGRVRFSREPGREDPGAAREQAERFARVRRAIGRLGESYQDVLVLRYFEGLNNDQVAQVLGRRVGTVKSLVHRGLSQLRAALDDGDATGT from the coding sequence TTGGGATCGCCACCCGACGACCGGACGGCCGCCGCGCGAGGGATCTTGCCGGAAGTCGAGCTGGTCGCCCGCGCCAGAGCCGGCGAAGTCTGGGCGTTCGGCGTGCTGTACGAGCGCCACTACGACCGCGTCTTGGGCTATTTGTACCGCCAGACCTTGCGGGTGGCGACGGCCGAGGAACTGACGAGCGACACGTTCTACGCCGCCCTGCGCGGGCTGGGACGCTTTCGGGGCGAGGCCCCGTTCGGCCTCTGGCTCTACCGGATCGCTACCAACCAGCTCCGGATGAACCGACGTGCCCGGCGCCGGCATCCCGAGCCCGAACCGCTAGACCTGCGCGCCGAGGAGTCGGGGCGCGTGCGATTCAGTCGCGAGCCCGGCCGGGAAGACCCGGGGGCGGCCCGCGAGCAGGCCGAACGGTTCGCCAGGGTGCGTCGGGCCATCGGGCGGCTCGGCGAGTCCTACCAGGACGTGCTCGTCCTGCGCTACTTCGAGGGGCTCAACAACGATCAGGTCGCCCAGGTGCTGGGTCGTCGCGTCGGGACCGTCAAGTCGCTCGTCCACAGGGGCCTGAGCCAGCTCCGGGCGGCGCTCGACGATGGCGATGCAACCGGGACTTGA
- a CDS encoding DUF1254 domain-containing protein, which produces MSPLNRLAATLRTLYGDEDRRLARRSPRPRRANRPSPAAVPERLEDRTLMTAHASPSPARAATDPATIQKLAAAAYVWGLAPEFLQRFSTYNTTLGAPFNALEYVSQPAAWNDAATNAGDASVLYINGFTDFTKAPALVLTVPPSSSQYYVVNYLDDYLNTVGSIGTRTTPSDTATSYLLVGPNSPYAKFRTVDVHGYRYRVMASDTNVNWMLIRVATNTLADASAADSVPNVYNNVVKKFALNTLAQFEANGHQPVYPTSYDTPAPTTEELIRAEPFRNTPTQAVAFFNQLGSSVKTSPIPARNAGLSGSALSRLPAWVVPQYDARLRYLAPSYGQQAVLRAFAPLGLTANGYRIPRNWGKAQLQALQAGYEQGQQDLDSFISQGTTSAGTNYWTILNTIIGTYPNDKRGYEIRSAIVLNGGSANVPLDAVYPSMNKYLGTTQLDGNNTYSITFTPPAASAGTLPADGIYPPLVTDAQGDPRGFWAITLYQPDPSEVAAPYLSQAGVLNTSYSTADTAVVSVDPATDVMTVSAPSWGVIQASTPLLFGSNAAAYGLSPNTVYYIASTPTTNVDATTGATTYSFTVSPQWIQTLSSAGVPIQYSGGPGAIVDLQQGSAAGALSYGVVKPVAQLGSPQLVDGQLAKNADGSLTIWVGPTLPAGAAASNWIPTPSTAYFNTLYPGKTVSTALQIIMRMYYPTPGDSAPSILPYRSGTTKLPESYIPPSLVQIS; this is translated from the coding sequence ATGAGCCCCCTCAACAGACTCGCCGCGACGTTGCGGACCCTTTACGGCGACGAGGACCGGAGGCTCGCGAGGCGCTCGCCGCGGCCCCGACGCGCGAACCGGCCCTCGCCGGCCGCCGTCCCGGAACGGCTCGAGGACCGCACCCTGATGACCGCGCACGCGTCGCCTTCCCCGGCGCGCGCGGCCACCGATCCCGCGACCATCCAGAAGCTCGCGGCGGCCGCCTACGTGTGGGGCCTCGCCCCCGAGTTCCTCCAGCGGTTCTCGACGTACAACACGACCCTCGGCGCCCCGTTCAACGCGCTCGAGTACGTGTCGCAGCCCGCGGCCTGGAACGACGCGGCCACCAACGCGGGCGACGCTTCGGTGCTGTACATCAACGGCTTCACCGACTTCACCAAGGCCCCCGCGCTGGTGCTCACCGTCCCGCCGTCCAGCAGCCAGTATTACGTCGTCAACTACCTGGACGACTACCTCAACACCGTCGGCAGCATCGGCACGCGGACGACGCCCTCCGACACGGCGACCTCGTACCTCCTCGTCGGCCCCAATTCGCCGTACGCCAAGTTCCGGACCGTCGACGTCCACGGCTATCGCTATCGGGTCATGGCGTCGGACACGAACGTCAACTGGATGCTCATCCGCGTCGCGACGAACACCCTGGCCGACGCCTCGGCCGCGGATTCGGTCCCCAACGTCTACAACAACGTCGTCAAGAAATTCGCCCTCAACACCCTGGCGCAGTTCGAAGCCAACGGCCATCAGCCGGTCTACCCGACGAGCTACGACACGCCCGCGCCGACCACCGAGGAGTTGATCAGGGCCGAGCCCTTCCGGAACACGCCGACGCAGGCCGTCGCGTTCTTCAACCAGCTCGGATCGTCGGTGAAGACCAGCCCGATCCCCGCGCGGAACGCCGGCCTGTCGGGCTCGGCGTTGAGTCGGCTGCCGGCCTGGGTCGTGCCCCAGTACGACGCCCGGCTACGCTACCTCGCCCCCTCCTACGGCCAGCAGGCCGTCCTGCGCGCGTTCGCCCCCCTGGGCCTCACCGCCAACGGCTACCGGATCCCCAGGAACTGGGGCAAGGCGCAGCTCCAGGCCTTGCAGGCGGGGTATGAGCAGGGCCAGCAGGATCTGGACTCGTTCATCTCGCAGGGCACGACGTCCGCCGGCACCAACTACTGGACGATCCTGAACACCATCATCGGCACCTATCCCAACGACAAGCGGGGATACGAGATCCGCTCGGCGATCGTGCTCAACGGCGGCTCCGCCAACGTCCCGCTCGACGCGGTCTACCCGAGCATGAACAAGTACCTGGGCACGACGCAGCTGGACGGCAACAACACCTACTCGATCACCTTCACCCCGCCCGCCGCCTCCGCCGGGACCCTGCCGGCCGACGGCATCTACCCGCCGCTGGTCACGGACGCCCAGGGCGACCCCAGGGGCTTCTGGGCGATCACCCTGTACCAGCCCGACCCCTCGGAGGTCGCCGCCCCCTACCTGAGCCAGGCCGGCGTGCTGAACACGTCCTACTCGACCGCCGACACGGCCGTCGTCTCGGTGGATCCCGCGACGGACGTCATGACGGTGAGTGCACCCTCATGGGGCGTGATCCAGGCGAGCACGCCGCTCCTGTTCGGCTCGAACGCCGCGGCCTACGGCCTGAGCCCGAACACGGTGTATTACATCGCGAGCACGCCCACGACGAACGTCGACGCGACGACGGGGGCGACGACCTACTCCTTCACGGTGTCGCCGCAGTGGATCCAGACGCTGTCGTCCGCCGGCGTCCCCATCCAGTATTCGGGCGGCCCGGGGGCCATCGTCGACCTCCAGCAGGGCTCGGCGGCCGGCGCGCTCAGCTACGGCGTCGTCAAGCCGGTCGCCCAGCTCGGCTCGCCGCAGCTCGTCGACGGCCAGCTCGCCAAGAACGCCGACGGCTCCCTCACGATCTGGGTCGGCCCCACGCTGCCCGCCGGCGCCGCCGCCTCGAACTGGATCCCCACGCCGTCCACCGCCTACTTCAACACGCTCTACCCGGGGAAGACGGTGAGCACCGCCTTGCAGATCATCATGCGGATGTACTATCCGACGCCCGGCGACTCCGCCCCCTCGATCCTGCCCTACCGATCGGGGACCACGAAGCTGCCCGAGAGCTACATCCCGCCGTCCCTGGTGCAGATTAGCTGA
- a CDS encoding class I fructose-bisphosphate aldolase, with amino-acid sequence MASAIHDALGSEADNLLNYTCKAIPKESLHLPGPDFVDRVFVPSDRNLRVLGNLAWMFNAGRLAGTGYLSILPVDQGIEHSGGASFAKNPAYFDPENIVKLALDGGCNAVASTFGVLGMVARKYAHKIPFMVKINHNELLTYPNVANQIMFGKVEEAYNMGAAAIGATIYFGSDNSGRQIVEVAEAFYRAHELGMATVLWCYLRNNAFKTDKDYHVSADLTGQANHLGVTIEADIIKQKLPENNGGFKALNMGGSSYGKLDERMYTELSSDNPIDLCRYQLANCYMGRAGLINSGGASGKNDFAEAVRTAVVNKRAGGTGLISGRKAFQRPMAEGVKLLNAIQDVYLDKAITIA; translated from the coding sequence ATGGCGTCCGCGATCCACGACGCGCTCGGTAGCGAAGCCGACAACCTGCTCAACTACACCTGCAAGGCGATCCCCAAGGAATCCCTGCACCTCCCCGGCCCCGACTTCGTCGATCGCGTCTTCGTCCCCAGCGATCGCAACCTGCGGGTGCTCGGCAACCTCGCCTGGATGTTCAACGCCGGCCGCCTCGCCGGCACCGGCTACCTCTCGATCCTGCCCGTCGACCAGGGCATCGAGCACTCCGGCGGTGCCAGCTTCGCCAAGAACCCGGCGTATTTCGACCCCGAGAACATCGTCAAGCTCGCCCTCGACGGCGGCTGCAACGCCGTCGCCAGCACGTTCGGCGTGCTGGGCATGGTCGCCCGCAAGTACGCCCACAAGATCCCGTTCATGGTCAAGATCAACCACAACGAGCTCTTGACGTATCCGAACGTCGCCAACCAGATCATGTTCGGCAAGGTCGAAGAGGCCTACAACATGGGCGCGGCGGCGATCGGCGCCACGATCTACTTCGGCTCCGACAACAGCGGCCGGCAGATCGTCGAGGTCGCCGAGGCCTTCTACAGGGCCCACGAGCTGGGCATGGCGACCGTCCTCTGGTGCTACCTGCGGAACAACGCCTTCAAGACCGACAAGGATTATCACGTCTCCGCCGACCTCACCGGCCAGGCCAACCACCTGGGCGTGACGATCGAGGCCGACATCATCAAGCAGAAGCTGCCGGAGAACAACGGCGGCTTCAAGGCCCTGAACATGGGCGGCTCCAGCTACGGCAAGCTCGACGAGCGGATGTATACCGAGCTGAGCAGCGACAACCCGATCGACCTCTGCCGCTACCAGCTCGCCAACTGCTACATGGGCCGCGCCGGGCTGATCAACTCGGGCGGAGCCAGCGGCAAGAACGACTTCGCCGAGGCCGTGAGGACCGCCGTCGTCAACAAGCGGGCCGGCGGCACGGGCCTGATCTCGGGCCGCAAGGCCTTCCAGCGGCCGATGGCCGAGGGCGTCAAGCTGCTCAACGCCATCCAGGACGTCTACCTCGACAAGGCGATCACGATCGCCTGA